A genomic region of Fusarium falciforme chromosome 4, complete sequence contains the following coding sequences:
- a CDS encoding Aa-trans domain-containing protein, with amino-acid sequence MDTANNMMISQQPPAPSATEKNHGLDDDKIAQINDSYDQAPGTITDFEKQKIAEGEAHFHRLGWKRLTVILMVEAIGLGLFSLPGAFATLGVVAGTFCCVTLGLIAIYTGYIIGKVKVVYPSIGHYGDIGGLLMGRFGEELFGGMYVLQLILMTSSYVLTGTIALNVLSDKGTCGVVFGIVTAILLFVLAIPPSFTEAAILGYIDIVSVMSAILIAVIASGVQSSNAPGGLAAVNWSAWPAEGCTFKDAMVAICNMIFAYSFSMFMTPFQSEMHTPSDYMKSVWVLGIVEMVIYTVTGVLIYTFIGADVQSPALLSLDGVMPKVAFGVALPVIFVSGAIGNTVTARYVHIRLYKNSIIRFINTPKGWITWIAVLAAITALSWVLGEAIPFFSDLLSLISALFVSGFILYFPPIMWYKLLLKGKWYDRENILHAICCVLAFLFGLLVLVGGTYATIKDIQHHYKIGAFRTPFSCTE; translated from the exons ATGGACACCGCAAACAACATGATGATATCTCAGCAGCCACCGGCGCCCTCGGCCACGGAAAAGAACCACGGgcttgacgacgacaagatTGCCCAGATCAACGACTCCTACGACCAAGCCCCCGGCACCATCACCGACTTTGAGAAGCAAAAGATCGCCGAGGGAGAGGCGCACTTCCACCGTCTAGGATGGAAGCGCCTGACCGTCATCCTCATGGTCGAGGCCATTGGCCTTGGTCTTTTCAGTCTCCCCGGTGCTTTTGCGACTCTCGGTGTTGTAGCAGGAACCTTCTGCTGCGTTACGCTGGGTCTCATTGCCATCTACACTGGTTACATCATTGGTAAAGTCAAGGTGGTTTATCCCTCGATTGGCCACTATGGCGACATTGGTGGCCTCTTGATGGGCCGCTTCGGAGAGGAGCTGTTTGGCGGCATGTACGTGCTGCAGCTGATTCTCATGACTTCTTCCTACGTTCTCACGGGCACAATCGCCCTCAACGTTCTCAGCGACAAGGGAACATGCGGCGTTGTCTTTGGAATCGTCACAGCGATTCTCCTGTTTGTTTTGGCCATCCCACCCTCATTTACTGAAGCCGCTATTCTGGGCTACATCGACATTGTCTCCGTTATGTCCGCCATTCTCATCGCCGTCATCGCGTCGGGAGTCCAATCCTCCAACGCCCCTGGTGGTCTGGCCGCCGTCAACTGGTCAGCGTGGCCTGCCGAGGGCTGCACCTTCAAGGACGCCATGGTAGCCATCTGCAACATGATTTTCGCCTACAGTTTCTCCATGTTCATGACCCCATTCCAGTCTGAAATGCACACCCCATCAGACTACATGAAGTCAGTTTGGGTTCTGGGAATCGTTGAAATGGTCATCTACACCGTTACAGGCGTTCTCATCTACACCTTTATCGGAGCTGATGTTCAGAGCCCGGCTCTTCTCTCGCTCGACGGTGTCATGCCCAAGGTGGCCTTTGGCGTCGCCCTCCCCGTCATCTTTGTGTCCGGCGCCATCGGCAACACGGTTACTGCTCGCTATGTTCATATCCGTCTCTATAAGAACTCGATCATCCGATTCATCAACACCCCTAAGGGCTGGATCACCTGGATTGCCGTTCTGGCCGCCATCACGGCTCTTTCCTGGGTTCTCGGCGAGGCCatccccttcttctcggaTCTCCTCTCGCTCATTTCCGCCCTGTTCGTGTCTGGCTTCATTCTGTACTTCCCACCTATCATGTGGTAcaagcttctcctcaagGGCAAGTGGTACGACCGAGAGAACATCCTCCATGCCATCTGCTGCGTGCTGGCCTTCCTCTTCGgtcttctcgtcctcgtcggagGAACGTACGCCACCATCAAGGATATC CAACACCATTACAAGATTGGTGCTTTCCGGACACCGTTCTCTTGCACCGAGTGA
- a CDS encoding Bac-rhamnosid6H domain-containing protein: protein MHSQIIDNLKSNWVWVPDWVDSSTQNTAGRIVRFFRNFTLTSPPSQALLHFSADTRYKLLVNGTRVAVGPARSSPLIWYYDTLDIAPYLTTGENEICFVVIRYFASSRGGMPFERTSLPGLTVIGSVNSGATEICLDSKEGWQAKVDESILFPMGLIDDVFLHINERIAPSSQATPVTPKAYNMKTLNGELLPWRLRPREIPMPEQTTVGVTTVRSCDSDVALSSWTSFLSDNKTLDLAAGTHHTLQLQADVHSTAFLRWSFQAAKASQIRFKITYSEGYELKPRSYPFFRTKADRLDTKDSYLIGPYDDVTIDIPASQTVTYEPFWFRTFRVLQLEVTVGPEPVQLLSFEADQVNYPLAVKASWSQPGDTHSGQMWDVSIRTMRNCMFDGYSDCPFYEQLQYSGDSRSVGLFHYLLSGDDRLMRQAITNFAASITSEGLTQSRFPSHVPQIIAGFSLYWVLQVCDHHLFFGDMAYSRSFLPRIDGVFEFFDSHIDDLGLVSGLPEDVWQYVDWVTAWGATDEHPDKGVPTSGRKSNRHTYFSMLYAYVLKQAAQLVRHVGRPGYADEYESRAATVIEAIQTYCFDGRFFTDSTAEIAGEDAYSQHCQVFAILSGAAKPEDRSRLLTEAFSDPRFSKCSYVMQFYALRAFALAGNDTYETYWGRVWEPWKKMLANNLSTWEEDDVRQRSDCHAWGSVPVYEFCTELAGIQPRLPGSKGILFKPRLLLSESLDVRVALGADNVAAVSWKSGEGGAVVVRLTLDKAIDVVSKLPSGEAREHGCVNLVELTWNGPLS, encoded by the exons ATGCATTCACAGATCATTGATAATCTCAAGTCCAACTGGGTATGGGTGCCCGACTGGGTTGACTCGTCAACACAGAATACAGCGGGAAGGATTGTGAGGTTCTTTCGCAACTTCACACTCACGTCGCCGCCTTCACAGGCGCTGCTGCATTTCTCCGCCGACACCCGATACAAGCTGTTGGTCAATGGTACACGCGTCGCTGTAGGTCCAGCCAGGAGCAGCCCGTTAATATGGTACTACGACACTCTTGACATTGCTCCGTATCTCACTACCGGCGAAAATGAGATCTGCTTCGTGGTCATCAGGTATTTCGCCTCTTCGCGAGGGGGCATGCCTTTCGAAAGAACCTCGCTGCCTGGGTTGACTGTCATTGGCAGCGTCAACTCGGGCGCAACCGAGATCTGTCTCGACTCTAAAGAGGGCTGGCAGGCCAAGGTAGATGAGAGTATCTTGTTTCCAATGGGCCTGATAGACGATGTGTTTCTTCAT ATCAACGAGCGCATCGCCCCCTCAAGTCAAGCCACGCCCGTAACACCCAAGGCATACAACATGAAAACACTCAATGGCGAACTCCTTCCTTGGCGCCTACGCCCACGCGAGATCCCCATGCCCGAGCAAACCACTGTCGGGGTAACAACTGTCCGGAGTTGCGATTCTGATGTCGCATTGAGCAGCTGGACTTCATTCCTATCCGATAATAAGACATTGGATCTTGCCGCTGGCACGCACCATACTCTTCAGCTACAGGCGGATGTTCATTCAACGGCATTCTTACGCTGGTCTTTCCAAGCAGCCAAAGCCTCACAGATCCGGTTCAAGATAACCTACTCTGAAGGATATGAACTCAAGCCTCGGTCATATCCCTTCTTCCGGACCAAAGCTGATCGCCTGGATACCAAGGATTCCTACCTTATCGGTCCTTACGATGACGTTACCATCGATATCCCTGCATCGCAGACTGTCACTTACGAGCCATTCTGGTTCCGCACGTTCCGAGTTTTGCAGCTTGAAGTGACAGTAGGTCCCGAGCCTGTTCAGCTTCTTTCTTTCGAAGCAGACCAGGTCAACTATCCGCTAGCCGTCAAGGCATCTTGGTCACAGCCCGGGGACACCCATAGTGGACAAATGTGGGATGTCTCAATCAGGACAATGAGAAACTGCATGTTTGATGGGTACTCGGATTGTCCGTTCTACGAGCAGCTTCA ATATTCTGGCGACTCGCGATCCGTGGGACTCTTTCACTACCTACTCTCTGGCGACGACCGTTTGATGCGTCAGGCCATCACCAATTTTGCGGCCTCAATCACATCCGAGGGCCTTACGCAGTCGCGATTCCCATCGCATGTTCCCCAGATAATTGCAGGATTCTCCTTGTACTGGGTTCTGCAAGTCTGCGACCATCACCTGTTCTTTGGCGACATGGCGTACAGCCGCTCTTTCTTACCTCGCATCGATGGAGTGTTTGAGTTTTTCGACTCACACATTGATGATCTTGGGCTTGTCAGCGGGCTACCCGAGGACGTGTGGCAATATGTCGACTGGGTGACGGCCTGGGGAGCAACTGATGAGCATCCGGATAAAGGAGTTCCCACCTCGGGCCGCAAGTCGAATCGCCATACATACTTTAGCATGCTTTACGCCTATGTGTTGAAACAGGCTGCGCAGCTTGTGCGCCATGTCGGTCGGCCGGGCTACGCGGACGAGTACGAGTCCCGTGCTGCTACTGTCATAGAAGCGATCCAGACTTACTGCTTTGACGGCCGTTTCTTTACCGACTCGACAGCCGAAATCGCAGGTGAAGATGCTTATTCGCAACATTGCCAAGTCTTTGCAATCCTGTCTGGTGCGGCCAAGCCCGAAGATCGTTCCCGACTCCTAACCGAGGCTTTCTCCGATCCCCGCTTCTCCAAATGCTCTTACGTGATGCAGTTCTACGCTCTCCGCGCCTTTGCCCTTGCCGGAAATGATACCTACGAAACTTACTGGGGGCGGGTATGGGAGCCCTGGAAGAAGATGCTCGCCAACAACCTGTCGACATGGGAAGAGGATGACGTGCGCCAGCGTTCCGACTGTCACGCTTGGGGAAGTGTGCCAGTGTACGAGTTCTGCACGGAATTAGCTGGCATCCAGCCCCGTCTGCCAGGTTCAAAGGGCATCTTGTTCAAACCTCGTCTCCTACTGAGCGAATCACTTGATGTCAGGGTCGCCCTAGGAGCGGACAATGTCGCTGCAGTATCTTGGAAGAGCGGGGAGGGGGGCGCAGTAGTAGTAAGACTCACTCTTGACAAGGCCATTGATGTGGTCAGTAAGCTCCCGAGCGGCGAGGCAAGGGAGCATGGATGCGTTAACTTGGTTGAACTGACATGGAATGGCCCCCTGAGTTGA
- a CDS encoding Glyco-hydro-79C domain-containing protein has translation MTRLLISMWLVGQASSLTFNVPATPPSNASGQLSAAPVGVSLEFFAFPGYINNVAATLPCLENLKDLTGTWPPMRIGGTTQDRATYDSSSTNAVTYTVSDPKDAPASLTFGPSFMSLAAQYSGKVILGLNRRLNNIGNSIAAAKVAKQNMGNLDAIELGNEPNFFSSSDPIANGASWTAAADYASEVTWQDQVCGNLTTSGLISAGVFFGTSPMSIQGLTAVEGSGNDNVKYYCSHNYPQSGGNANLAKLMSHSSIASQIKPFAAEAAAAAAKGRPHIFGETNSATQGGGGISPTFGAGLWILDYVLQSILQGTKALYFHQGTIGNCQYCWWGRYSMGAPYFGAYFATMALAGADQLAPLDDQTSTYAAYAIYKNGAPIRVLLYNSDYFTSGTRPTQVYTLTGLSGSTVTAKRLTAPFATSRIDQGQKATVGGQSFEDGTCKIQGTAVTESATVSAGKATFTVGASEALLITL, from the exons ATGACGCGTCTCCTTATCTCCATGTGGCTTGTGGGGCAGGCTTCCAGCCTGACCTTCAATGTCCCGGCCACACCTCCATCAAATGCCAGCGGCCAGCTCTCTGCTGCCCCAGTCGGGGTTTC CCTCGAGTTCTTTGCCTTCCCAGGGTACATCAACAATGTTGCCGCTACCCTGCCCTGCCTGGAAAACCTCAAGGACCTGACCGGGACTTGGCCTCCTATGAGAATTGGAGGAACCACTCA GGACCGAGCCACGTATGATTCGTCTTCCACCAATGCCGTGACTTATACAGTGTCGGACCCGAAGGATGCCCCGGCATCGCTCACCTTTGGCCCCTCGTTCATGTCGCTGGCAGCTCAATACAGTGGCAAGGTGATTTTGGGACTTAACCGTCGACTCAACAACATCGGCAACTCTATTGCCGCTGCAAAGGTCGCCAAGCAGAACATGGGAAACCTCGATGCAATCGAGCTCGGCAATGAACCAAATT TCTTCTCTAGCAGTGATCCCATCGCCAATGGTGCTTCCTGGACCGCCGCCGCTGATTACGCCTCCGAAGTGACGTGGCAAGACCAAGTCTGTGGCAACTTGACCACTTCAGGCCTCATCTCGGCTGGCGTCTTCTTCGGCACCTCGCCCATGAGCATCCAGGGCCTTACAGCTGTCGAAGGGAGTGGGAACGACAACGTCAAATACTACTGCTCGCACAACTATCCTCAGTCCGGAGGCAACGCTAATCTGGCCAAGTTGATGAGCCACAGTTCCATTGCCTCTCAGATCAAGCCATTTGCGGCGGAAgccgccgcagccgcagccaaGGGTAGACCTCATATCTTTGGTGAGACAAACTCTG CGACGCAAGGAGGTGGCGGCATCAGCCCAACCTTTGGTGCTGGCCTCTGGATTCTTGATTATGTTCTCCAGTCCATTCTCCAGGGCACCAAG GCTCTTTACTTCCACCAAGGCACTATCGGTAACT GCCAGTACTGTTGGTGGGGGCGATACAGCATGGGCGCTCCCTACTTTGGAGCGTATTTTGCCACCATGGCCCTCGCTGGAGCCGATCAGCTTGCTCCCTTGGACGACCAGACCAGCACGTACGCTGCTTATGCCATTTACAAGAACGGCGCCCCTATCAGAGTTCTCCTGTACAACTCGGACTACTTCACCAGCGGCACGCGCCCTACCCAGGTATACACGCTGACTGGACTTTCCGGGTCCACGGTGACCGCGAAGCGTCTGACTGCCCCTTTTGCAACCTCTCGGATTGACCAGGGCCAGAAGGCGACTGTTGGAGGACAGAGCTTTGAAGATGGAACTTGCAAGATTCAGGGTACGGCCGTGACTGAATCCGCCACTGTTAGCGCTGGAAAGGCAACATTTACTGTAGGCGCCTCTGAGGCCTTGCTTATCACACTGTAG
- a CDS encoding MFS domain-containing protein, translating to MQQDKQGTEMVERRDSGDAATMPVMRSRFDDLGVWQSVRRYKHVGLIAMTAAFCASLDGYQINLNGGIVSNKGFIRQFSSPGTTIIAGKYISAWGGIQSAGQTVGQVLLQYATDGLGRKPALLIIWVTLAASIFTETFATAWDHWLVAKLLSGMGVGMLQSTMPLYLSEISPTQLRGFFINAYTFWFVLGQLFASVALNRLNASNPYDFRDAIYTQWGMIGLILIIFLLLPESPWWLASKGKTDQAAKVLRLCYGRVEGYDVQEQIDIMTATVAMERAQAERDQEVGPWAVFRGRNLIRFIIAGWPKVTQQFVGLAVFNTYATYFFQYAGNKDPFLVTLILSSVQLISMIATATLTDQVGRRPLTVYPYAVTVVSVLCLGIIGCFDYTAKATSSLLIFFACLATFSTTGASAIGYAYATEIPQQRLRARTAGWSLAVSNMIAIMFSFCTPLMINGSVTHWGVKTGFFFAGTGTVAVVIAWFILPEVARRTPGEIDEMFEKKASLRGFKNYVTEVQLNAEHHQDKTQGEA from the exons ATGCAGCAAGACAAACAAGGCACCGAGATGGTGGAGCGTCGCGACTCCGGGGATGCGGCCACCATGCCCGTGATGCGGTCCAGGTTTGACGACCTTGGTGTCTGGCAGAGTGTGCGTCGCTACAAGCACGTCGGCCTCATCGCCATGACTGCAGCCTTCTGTGCCTCTTTGGATGGTTATC AGATCAACCTCAACGGTGGCATCGTCTCCAACAAGGGCTTCATCCGCCAATTTTCCAGCCCCGGAACAACCATCATTGCCGGAAAGTACATTTCGGCCTGGGGCGGTATCCAGTCCGCCGGCCAAACCGTCGGTCAAGTT CTTCTTCAATATGCTACCGATGGTCTGGGCCGCAAGCCTGCGCTCCTGATTATCTGGGTCACCCTTGCCGCT AGCATCTTCACTGAGACATTCGCAACCGCCTGGGATCACTGGCTGGTCGCGAAGCTTCTCTCTGGTATGGGTGTTGGTATGCTCCAGTCTACCATGCCTCTGTATCTCTCAGAGATCTCACCCACCCAGTTAAGGGGTTTCTTCATCAACGCGTATACCTT CTGGTTTGTCCTCGGCCAACTCTTCGCTTCTGTCGCCCTCAACAGACTCAACGCCAGCAACCCATACGACTTCCGTGATGCCATCTATACACAG TGGGGAATGATTGGCCTcattctcatcatcttcctcctcctcccagagAGCCCTTGGTGGCTGGCGAGCAAAGGCAAAACAGACCAGGCCGCCAAGGTTCTGCGCCTATGCTACGGACGCGTTGAGGGCTACGATGTCCAAGAACAAATT GACATCATGACCGCCACGGTCGCAATGGAGCGCGCGCAAGCTGAGCGAGACCAAGAGGTCGGTCCATGGGCAGTCTTCCGTGGCCGCAACCTCATCCGGTTCATCATTGCTGGATGGCCCAAAGTTACCCAGCAGTTTGTCGGCCTGGCCGTCTTCAACACTTACGCGACATATTTCT TTCAATACGCTGGCAACAAGGATCCTTTTCTCGTGACCCTGATTCTTTCCAGTGTTCAGCTTATTTCCATGATTGCCACAGCCACTCTTACTGATCAAGTTGGTCGTCGCCCATTGACGGTGTATCCTTACGCCGTTACTGTCGTATCCGTTTTGTGTCTTGGCATTATCGGCTGCTTTGACTATACTGCCAAGGCCACAAGTTCCCTTCTC ATTTTCTTTGCCTGCCTCGCAACTTTCTCGACTACAGGCGCCTCGGCCATCGGTTACGCCTACGCCACCGAGATTCCGCAACAGCGCCTCCGTGCCCGAACGGCTGGATGGTCTCTTGCCGTGTCCAACATGATCGCCATCATGTTCAGCTTCTGCACGCCTCTGATGATCAATGGCTCTGTGACTCATTGGGGTGTTAAGACCGGATTTTT CTTTGCGGGAACTGGCACTGTCGCCGTCGTGATCGCTTGGTTCATTCTGCCCGAGGTTGCCCGCCGAACGCCTGGTGAAATTGATGAAAT gtttgagaagaaggccagtCTTCGCGGCTTTAAGAACTATGTCACCGAGGTTCAGCTCAACGCAGAGCACCACCAAGACAAAACACAGGGCGAGGCTTGA
- a CDS encoding Arginine--tRNA ligase — MASPTNTVAGLNALLHGLSLDPMPKSASPIALTRPVEIWRSYLAEFLSELSILNRDATTIQEAIASTTETSLGDLTLILPRLKLKDVDNKALNRLAFSVAAQLPFSSLFLAPRVDDIQLRMTFSPDTLPRLLLPYIADRKSAYGFDLSQGLRDPKEPKKGKKKIIIEFSSPSVAIGFNGNNLRSTLLGDFIANLYEAMGWEVVRLNYLADWGKHVSLLAAGYKRFGSEKKLQQERSIYLLDVYAQMNGLFKPVQDPKGKAKQGETCVSPVGDKMIASERDEIFKKMEDGDNEALKLSSHFRDITIEDLKVEYQRLGITFDEYSGESQVRPATITEVENTLKEKGILTESNGSWVIDWAKHTGKKGFSTQVIRGRDGATRYPLRDVAAALEREEKFAFDKMIYVASSAQDSHFQQVLAALELMGRSDLSEKLQHISFGAMQGLEANSLREILDNCEARMRDAMNMEHDDDDDDGSAAERITNNAMVGALLAQEMSKKKSHGYTFELKKLTSFSSHSGPMLQGCHTRLMALINELRAEGVEGSEIDYAALKDPDCANLLRVMAQFPDVVAATYKSAEPHSLLGYLYRLMDSLSLVVPHPDEDDDEDERESVRTVQQETSRGEQKARLVLYQNARQVLENGMKLLGFPLDLQDVAVDFGSDSARL; from the exons ATGGCGTCGCCTACCAACACCGTGGCCGGGCTCAACGCCCTTCTTCACGGGCTGTCCTTGGATCCGATGCCGAAAAGTGCCTCACCTATTGCGCTGACGAGACCGGTCGAGATCTGGCGATCTTACCTCGCTGAATTTCTCTCCGAGTTGAGCATTCTCAACCGTGATGCCACCACCATCCAAGAGGCCATTGCCTCAACGACCGAAACCTCGCTCGGGGACTTGACGCTTATACTCCCACGACTTAAGCTCAAGGACGTTGACAACAAGGCTTTGAACAGGCTGGCCTTTTCTGTAGCAGCGCAG TTGCCCTTCTcatccttgttcttggcacCGAGGGTAGATGACATTCAACTTCGAATGACATTTTCACCTGACACGTTGCCGCGACTTCTCTTGCCATACATTGCTGATCGCAAATCAGCGTATGGGTTTGACCTTTCGCAAGGGCTTCGGGACCCAAAAGAGCCCAAGAAAGGCAAAAAGAAGATCATCATCGAGTTTTCCTCTCCAAGCGTGGCCATAGGATTCAACGGCAACAATCTCAGAAGCACACTTTTAGGCGACTTCATCGCCAATTTGTACGAGGCTATGGGATGGGAGGTTGTGCGCCTCAACTACCTCGCCGACTGGGGCAAGCATGTCAGCTTGCTTGCCGCAGGCTACAAGAGATTTGGTTCCGAAAAGAAGCTTCAACAAGAGAGGTCGATCTATCTTCTGGACGTCTACGCGCAGATGAATGGATTATTCAAGCCGGTGCAAGACCCAAAAGGCAAAGCCAAGCAAGGCGAAACATGCGTTTCCCCTGTGGGGGACAAGATGATTGCTTCGGAAAGAGACGAGAtcttcaagaagatggaggatggcGACAATGAGGCTCTGAAGCTATCCAGTCATTTCAGGGACATCACTATCGAGGACCTCAAGGTCGAGTACCAGCGTCTTGGTATCACCTTTGATGAATACTCGGGTGAATCACAAGTCCGGCCTGCAACAATCACCGAAGTCGAGAACACTCTGAAAGAGAAGGGAATTCTTACAGAGAGTAACGGGTCGTGGGTCATAGATTGGGCCAAACACACTGGGAAGAAAGGCTTCAGCACACAAGTTATCCGTGGACGCGACGGTGCTACACGATATCCCCTCCGTGATGTTGCCGCAGCGCTTGAGCGGGAGGAGAAGTTCGCCTTTGACAAGATGATATACGTGGCCTCCTCCGCCCAAGACAGCCACTTCCAACAGGTCTTGGCGGCTCTCGAGCTTATGGGAAGATCGGATCTCAGTGAAAAGTTGCAACATATCAGCTTCGGTGCCATGCAGGGTCTTGAGGCGAATTCACTGCGGGAGATTCTTGACAACTGTGAGGCCAGAATGCGAGACGCGATGAACATGgagcatgatgatgatgatgatgatggcagcgCAGCCGAGAGGATTACAAACAACGCCATGGTCGGAGCCTTGCTCGCTCAGGAGatgtccaagaagaagagccacGGCTACACCTTTGAGCTCAAGAAGTTGACGTCGTTCAGCTCTCATTCCGGTCCCATGCTTCAAGGATGCCATACAAGACTCATGGCCTTGATCAACGAATTGAGGGCTGAAGGTGTCGAGGGCTCCGAAATAGACTACGCGGCATTGAAGGATCCTGATTGTGCAAACTTGCTGCGCGTCATGGCCCAGTTCCCTGACGTCGTCGCAGCGACTTACAAGTCAGCAGAGCCACATTCACTGCTTGGCTACTTGTACAGGCTGATGGACTCGCTGTCCCTGGTTGTGCCTCATCctgatgaagacgacgatgaagatgaacgGGAGAGCGTACGGACGGTACAGCAGGAAACTAGTCGAGGAGAGCAGAAGGCTCGTTTAGTACTTTATCAGAATGCGCGACAGGTGCTTGAGAATGGGATGAAACTACTTGGATTTCCGCTTGATTTGCAGGATGTTGCCGTGGACTTTGGTAGCGATAGTGCCCGGCTCTGA
- a CDS encoding Fungal-trans domain-containing protein, with amino-acid sequence MYSGSKYVGSAAGSTFARIFFKQLNLVPSWATGQQGGSLDMCPSERSAALPPQPVARSLLAIYIARVHIWWPFLQLPYLRRVFQHIYQEPRQCADHEKFIVFIVLALGSCQVTLKDKDSPATLDLNDSTSYFQTALRFFNNFHDHPRDLFGIQAVLLLAVWMLDSSCSSHNNDLWQLSRYIMSCAIEAGLHRHNTDWGFTAEELEVRNRTWWCAYNLERQVATITGRVLSIRDHAIHALLPTASSFDSLNTLESSAAPIFHKHNVQPLRHMIALRRIGGRILESIYIARGPDGTAMDTTFQQICTTSDQIRRDLETWEQQLEVMTLKPSREYSEMKIEYCLLQLLLHRPSPTFMVPSRQMASYCSRAVSTAIHHWSKIDVEYGISAVCRCFRQLHDILLVGLAALYCDWQSMALPQTRTEDAQRGCRHMGDTSACLDLIERGISHMKGSHLTRYRDLFQAVRNKIYSGTSVTETSPMESIHVDPTAPPEPYATSEGLTFASNDEMVYSMGDGVEAYMNQVNEFLDGGGFDVDEALNAWYEALMEEMQRN; translated from the exons ATGTACTCTGGAAGCAAATATG TGGGTAGCGCTGCCGGATCAACATTCGCAAGAATATTCTTCAAACAACTCAATCTGGTTCCTTCATGGGCTACCGGCCAACAAGGGGGAAGCCTAGACATGTGTCCGTCGGAGAGGTCCGCTGCTCTTCCACCCCAGCCAGTTGCTCGATCTCTACTCGCTATCTACATCGCTCGCGTTCACATCTGGTGGCCATTCCTTCAACTGCCCTACCTAAGGAGAGTCTTTCAGCACATATATCAAGAACCAAGGCAATGCGCCGATCACGAGAAGTTTATCGTATTCATTGTGCTTGCGCTGGGAAGCTGCCAGGTCACCCTGAAAGACAAGGATTCTCCCGCCACATTAGATCTCAACGATTCTACTTCGTATTTCCAAACAGCTCTACGATTCTTCAACAATTTCCATGACCACCCTCGAGACCTGTTTGGCATACAGGCAGTCTTGTTACTGGCTGTGTGGATGCTTGACTCGTCTTGCAGCAGCCACAACAATGATCTGTGGCAACTCAGCAGGTATATCATGTCTTGTGCCATTGAAGCTGGACTGCATAGACACAATACCGACTGGGGATTTACAGCTGAAGAGCTGGAAGTGAGGAACCGGACCTGGTGGTGTGCTTACAATCTTGAGCG ACAAGTTGCTACAATCACAGGTCGCGTGCTGTCCATACGCGATCATGCCATACACGCTTTGTTACCCACAGCTTCAAGTTTCGACAGTCTAAATACACTCGAGAGTTCGGCAGCACCCATCTTCCACAAACACAACGTTCAGCCCTTGCGCCACATGATAGCCCTTCGTCGTATCGGCGGTCGCATTCTGGAGTCCATCTACATCGCCAGAGGACCAGATGGCACAGCCATGGACACTACGTTTCAGCAGATCTGCACAACATCCGATCAAATCCGTCGAGATCTTGAGACGTGGGAGCAGCAACTGGAAGTCATGACACTGAAACCTTCTCGCGAGTACTCTGAGATGAAGATTGAATACTGTCTCTTGCAGCTTCTGTTGCATCGACCGTCGCCGACTTTCATGGTACCTTCTCGCCAGATGGCGTCGTACTGTTCTAGAGCGGTATCGACTGCAATTCACCACTGGTCAAAGATTGATGTAGAGTATGGCATCTCGGCAGTATGTCGTTGTTTTCGACAACTTCATGATATTCTCTTAGTCGGCTTGGCTGCTCTATACTGCGACTG GCAGAGCATGGCACTCCCACAAACAAGGACCGAGGATGCGCAAAGAGGATGTCGACATATGGGCGACACTAGTGCCTGCCTTGATCTCATTGAACGGGGAATATCTCACATGAAAGGATCTCATCTTACACGATACCGAGATCTCTTCCAAGCTGTGAGGAACAAGATCTATTCAGGGACCTCGGTCACCGAGACCTCGCCAATGGAGTCCATCCACGTCGACCCGACTGCACCTCCAGAGCCGTATGCTACATCAGAAGGCCTTACCTTTGCTTCCAATGATGAAATGGTGTACTCCATGGGGGATGGTGTGGAAGCCTATATGAATCAAGTGAACGAGTTCTTGGATGGTGGAGGCTTCGATGTGGATGAGGCTCTCAATGCCTGGTATGAAGCTCTTATGGAAGAAATGCAGCGCAACTAA